A window of the Vibrio fluvialis genome harbors these coding sequences:
- the dusC gene encoding tRNA dihydrouridine(16) synthase DusC → MRVILGPMEGVLDHLMREMLTQINDYDFCVTEFVRVINLPLPDHVFYRLCPELKQDSRTKAGVPVKVQLLGQEPHWMAENAVRAAELGACGVDLNFGCPAKMVNQSKGGAALLQHPELIYQVIKACRDAVPSDIPVTAKIRLGWENPDDCFEIVDAVQQAGADELTVHARTKAGGYKASEIKWDYIDQIRQKTTVPLIANGEIWNYADGQACIETTGVDSLMVCRGALNVPNLGNMVKHNHSAMPWHEVVDLLLEYSAYEVRGDKGKYYPNRVKQWFSYLRQSYPQAADLFREIRTMTEVDPIVSHFQRYRDTLA, encoded by the coding sequence ATGCGAGTCATTTTAGGCCCGATGGAGGGCGTGCTGGATCACCTGATGCGTGAAATGCTGACACAGATTAACGATTACGATTTCTGTGTCACCGAGTTTGTTCGTGTGATCAATCTGCCGCTTCCGGATCATGTGTTTTACCGTCTTTGCCCAGAGCTGAAACAAGACTCGCGCACCAAAGCGGGTGTTCCCGTGAAAGTTCAGTTGCTGGGTCAAGAGCCACACTGGATGGCGGAAAATGCGGTACGCGCCGCTGAACTTGGCGCATGTGGGGTTGATCTGAACTTCGGCTGCCCAGCTAAAATGGTTAACCAAAGCAAAGGTGGCGCGGCACTGCTGCAACACCCTGAACTGATTTATCAGGTGATCAAAGCGTGCCGCGATGCAGTTCCTTCTGATATTCCGGTCACCGCTAAAATTCGCCTTGGCTGGGAAAACCCGGATGACTGTTTTGAGATTGTCGACGCCGTACAACAAGCCGGTGCGGATGAACTGACCGTACACGCCCGAACCAAAGCGGGCGGCTACAAAGCCAGTGAGATCAAATGGGATTACATTGATCAGATTCGCCAGAAAACCACCGTTCCTCTTATTGCAAACGGTGAAATCTGGAATTATGCCGACGGTCAGGCGTGCATTGAAACGACTGGCGTGGATTCTTTGATGGTGTGTCGCGGCGCATTGAACGTGCCCAACTTGGGCAACATGGTCAAACACAACCACAGCGCAATGCCATGGCATGAGGTGGTGGATCTGCTGCTGGAATACTCAGCGTATGAAGTGCGTGGTGACAAAGGTAAATACTACCCGAATCGTGTAAAACAATGGTTCTCTTACCTACGCCAATCTTACCCACAAGCAGCCGATCTGTTCCGTGAAATCCGCACTATGACAGAAGTCGACCCTATCGTGAGCCATTTTCAGCGTTACCGCGACACGCTTGCTTAA
- the serS gene encoding serine--tRNA ligase, which translates to MLDSKLLRTELDETAAKLARRGFKLDVDTIRTLEEQRKSIQVEVENLQSTRNSISKQIGQLMSKGDKEGAEEVKKQIGTLGDDLDAKKVELDAIQSQLDAITQSVPNLPDDSVPDGKDENDNVEVSRWGTPKEYDFDVKDHVDLGEMGDGLDFASATKITGARFVIMKGQFARLHRAIAQFMLDLHTEQHGYTELYVPYLVNSDTLFGTGQLPKFGKDLFHTEPLAEKASDEEPRRLSLIPTAEVPVTNLVRDTITEEADLPLKMTAHTPCFRSEAGSYGRDTRGLIRMHQFDKVELVQITKPEDSMAALEELTGHAEKVLQLLELPYRKVVLCTGDMGFGACKTYDLEVWVPAQKTYREISSCSNMWDFQARRMQARFRRKGEKKPELVHTLNGSGLAVGRTMVAILENYQQADGRIAIPAVLQKYMGGVTHIG; encoded by the coding sequence ATGCTGGATTCTAAATTACTTCGTACTGAGCTGGATGAAACAGCTGCAAAACTGGCGCGTCGCGGTTTTAAACTCGACGTGGACACAATTCGTACACTTGAAGAACAACGTAAGTCCATTCAAGTAGAAGTTGAAAATTTACAATCCACGCGTAACTCCATCTCCAAGCAAATTGGCCAACTGATGTCGAAAGGCGACAAAGAAGGCGCGGAAGAAGTGAAGAAACAGATCGGTACTCTGGGTGACGATCTGGACGCGAAGAAAGTGGAACTGGATGCGATTCAAAGCCAGCTTGACGCGATCACTCAAAGCGTGCCAAACCTGCCTGACGATTCTGTGCCAGACGGTAAAGACGAAAACGACAACGTTGAAGTGTCTCGTTGGGGTACACCCAAAGAGTACGATTTCGATGTGAAAGATCACGTTGACCTGGGTGAAATGGGCGACGGTCTGGACTTTGCGAGCGCAACCAAAATTACTGGTGCACGTTTTGTGATCATGAAAGGTCAGTTTGCTCGTCTGCACCGTGCAATCGCGCAATTCATGTTGGATCTGCACACAGAGCAACACGGTTACACTGAACTGTACGTGCCTTATCTGGTCAACTCAGACACGCTGTTTGGTACTGGCCAGCTACCAAAATTTGGTAAAGATCTGTTCCATACTGAACCTTTGGCAGAAAAAGCCAGCGATGAAGAACCTCGTCGCCTGTCTCTGATCCCAACTGCTGAAGTGCCGGTAACGAACCTGGTTCGTGACACCATCACTGAAGAAGCGGATTTGCCACTGAAAATGACAGCGCACACACCATGTTTCCGTTCTGAAGCGGGTTCATACGGTCGTGACACGCGTGGTTTGATTCGTATGCACCAGTTTGACAAAGTTGAGCTGGTTCAGATCACTAAGCCTGAAGACTCAATGGCAGCACTGGAAGAACTGACGGGCCACGCTGAGAAAGTTCTGCAACTGCTTGAGCTGCCATACCGCAAAGTGGTTCTGTGTACTGGCGACATGGGCTTTGGCGCATGCAAGACTTACGACTTGGAAGTTTGGGTTCCGGCTCAGAAGACTTACCGTGAAATCTCTTCTTGTTCAAACATGTGGGATTTCCAGGCTCGTCGCATGCAAGCACGCTTCCGTCGTAAAGGCGAGAAAAAACCTGAACTGGTTCACACGCTGAACGGCTCTGGTCTGGCGGTTGGTCGTACCATGGTTGCGATTCTGGAAAACTACCAGCAAGCTGACGGTCGCATCGCAATCCCAGCGGTACTGCAAAAGTACATGGGCGGCGTGACTCACATCGGCTAA
- a CDS encoding type II secretion system protein, producing MKRHFGFTLIELIVVIVILGILAVTAAPRFFNLQRDAHEKRAAAAFASFRTSVTMYNAQWLVDGEPAISQAVGYGQGDIYPSTTGYPISVNQIPYNEGNSIRGEDCVALWPALLNTDLTIRSQMDTGYVLPSDSDIVSWYTGSNECYYYYTSGYGAEDNLPILYYSPLTGEISVTTESPTVTP from the coding sequence ATGAAACGTCACTTTGGCTTTACTTTAATCGAGTTGATTGTCGTCATTGTTATTCTCGGCATTCTGGCCGTTACGGCGGCGCCTCGCTTCTTTAACCTTCAGAGAGATGCGCACGAAAAACGCGCCGCCGCGGCTTTTGCCAGTTTCCGCACCTCGGTGACTATGTACAATGCCCAATGGCTGGTTGACGGTGAACCCGCTATTTCTCAAGCCGTTGGTTATGGTCAAGGCGACATCTATCCTTCAACAACGGGCTATCCGATTTCCGTTAATCAAATCCCGTACAACGAAGGCAACTCGATTCGCGGCGAGGATTGCGTGGCACTCTGGCCAGCGCTCCTCAATACCGACCTGACGATTCGTTCGCAAATGGATACGGGCTATGTGTTGCCTTCCGATAGCGACATCGTGAGTTGGTACACTGGCAGTAACGAATGTTATTACTACTACACCTCCGGTTACGGCGCAGAAGATAATCTGCCGATACTCTATTACTCCCCTCTGACTGGCGAGATCAGTGTCACAACCGAGAGTCCTACCGTCACGCCATAA
- a CDS encoding nitrate reductase translates to MTQANILTTCPYCGVGCGVSANRETTVGDKTHPANQGALCVKGSALAESLNMPSRLLYPKLRGQEIQWDAAIDDIATRIHQAIEQHGPDSVAMYVSGQILTEDYYVANKLMKGYVGSANIDTNSRLCMSSAVAAHVRAFGEDVVPVNYDDIDQTDLLVLVGANSAWTHPVLFRRIQQAREQNPRLKLVVIDPRRTVTAEQADLHLAIANDGDVLLYNGLLRFMKDSGTLHQTYIDEHTQGFEALLTEISDERYQLSHVSRALDVDDEALRTFYRWFASSPTALTLFCQGVNQSVSGVDKGNAIINAHLASGKIGREGCGPFSLTGQPNAMGGREVGGLANQLAVHRGFDDIACQQVQTFWQSPTIADKPGLKALDLFDAVEAGHIKVLWIMATNPVVSLPDSDRIRRALKHCDFVIVSDITASSDVAEYADLLLPAAGWGEKQGMVTNSERRLSRQRAFLAAPGEAKPDWWAVSQVGSALCSRLNIADGFAFQSVADVFREYAGLTGINRGTPYLLDLSMFATMSDDEYERWTPVQWPLTRSAPYRDGQFSTPSGRANFIAVEPHEVPSGEWWLNTGRQRDQWHTMTRTGHIAKLAAAEVEPTLYVNKLAGQSIGLKEGEIAALRSDSQTQCVFARVAFDEGLKGKQLFMSMHWAGRYSAHSQVNRAVLRAADPISGQPAFKSAHVHLAPVTMQSYGLYVGASRTLPECDYVSYQQEERLGVTRFASLTELGKGQFELLSGEQVLRWDLPQGWMMVIGRAKADTPAMEVTGILMVSTQPVEQEYTAMVALIGKPLQLGSVLALAGETVTSQLVCSCFRVTDKQIQHAMAQDGCVTLNQLQSKLKCGTNCGSCLPEVNKLLASRSVLVMAKP, encoded by the coding sequence ATGACTCAAGCCAATATTCTCACAACGTGTCCATACTGTGGTGTCGGGTGTGGCGTGTCAGCCAACCGCGAGACGACCGTTGGGGACAAAACACACCCGGCGAACCAGGGCGCGCTGTGCGTCAAAGGTTCTGCATTAGCTGAAAGCCTCAATATGCCCAGCCGTTTGCTGTATCCCAAACTCAGAGGCCAAGAAATCCAGTGGGATGCGGCAATTGACGATATTGCCACTCGTATTCATCAGGCAATTGAGCAGCACGGACCGGATTCGGTGGCGATGTATGTCTCAGGTCAGATCCTGACTGAGGATTACTACGTCGCCAACAAGCTGATGAAAGGCTACGTGGGCAGCGCCAACATCGATACCAACTCCCGTCTGTGCATGTCGTCGGCGGTGGCCGCGCATGTTCGCGCTTTTGGCGAAGATGTGGTTCCCGTTAATTACGATGACATCGATCAAACGGACCTACTGGTGCTGGTGGGGGCCAACAGTGCCTGGACGCATCCGGTGCTGTTTCGTCGTATTCAGCAGGCGCGCGAACAAAATCCCAGACTCAAGCTGGTGGTGATTGACCCGCGGCGCACCGTCACCGCTGAGCAGGCCGATTTGCATCTGGCGATCGCAAATGATGGTGATGTCTTGCTGTATAACGGCCTGCTGCGCTTTATGAAAGACAGTGGCACGCTCCATCAGACGTATATCGACGAGCACACGCAGGGTTTTGAGGCCTTATTAACGGAAATTTCCGATGAGCGTTACCAGCTCAGTCACGTCAGCCGAGCGCTGGATGTTGACGATGAGGCGCTGCGCACTTTTTACCGCTGGTTTGCTTCCAGCCCGACGGCGTTGACGCTGTTTTGCCAGGGTGTGAACCAGTCCGTATCGGGGGTGGATAAAGGCAACGCTATCATCAATGCACATCTGGCGAGCGGTAAAATCGGTCGCGAAGGCTGCGGGCCATTCTCGCTCACTGGTCAGCCCAATGCGATGGGCGGACGCGAAGTCGGCGGGCTGGCGAATCAACTCGCTGTGCACCGCGGTTTTGATGACATCGCCTGCCAGCAAGTACAGACGTTCTGGCAATCGCCAACCATCGCGGATAAACCGGGCTTGAAAGCGCTGGATCTGTTTGATGCCGTCGAAGCTGGGCACATTAAGGTGCTGTGGATCATGGCCACCAACCCGGTTGTCTCGTTGCCAGACAGCGATCGTATCCGTAGAGCTTTGAAACACTGCGACTTTGTGATTGTGTCGGATATTACCGCCAGCAGCGATGTTGCCGAGTATGCGGATCTGTTGCTGCCTGCCGCAGGTTGGGGTGAAAAACAGGGCATGGTCACCAACTCCGAGCGCCGTTTGTCGCGTCAGCGCGCCTTTCTTGCCGCGCCCGGAGAAGCCAAACCGGATTGGTGGGCGGTGAGCCAAGTCGGGAGTGCGTTATGTTCACGCCTGAACATCGCTGACGGGTTTGCGTTTCAAAGCGTAGCGGATGTGTTTCGCGAATACGCGGGGCTGACGGGCATCAACCGGGGTACGCCCTATCTGCTCGATCTGTCGATGTTTGCAACGATGAGTGACGATGAGTATGAGCGCTGGACGCCGGTGCAATGGCCGCTGACACGCAGTGCGCCATATCGCGACGGCCAGTTTTCAACGCCATCCGGACGTGCCAATTTTATCGCCGTTGAGCCTCATGAGGTGCCAAGCGGTGAGTGGTGGCTCAATACCGGGCGTCAGCGCGATCAATGGCACACCATGACCCGCACCGGACACATTGCCAAACTGGCAGCGGCAGAAGTCGAACCGACGCTCTACGTCAACAAACTTGCGGGCCAGTCGATTGGCCTCAAGGAAGGGGAAATCGCCGCGCTGCGCAGTGACAGCCAAACTCAGTGCGTGTTCGCGCGCGTGGCGTTTGATGAGGGGCTGAAAGGAAAGCAGCTATTTATGTCCATGCACTGGGCCGGGCGTTACAGCGCGCACTCTCAGGTCAATCGTGCCGTGCTGCGCGCGGCCGACCCCATCTCCGGTCAGCCTGCGTTTAAGTCGGCTCACGTGCATCTTGCGCCCGTCACCATGCAAAGTTACGGCCTGTATGTCGGCGCGTCCCGCACGCTACCAGAATGTGATTATGTCAGCTATCAGCAGGAAGAACGCCTTGGTGTGACGCGTTTCGCCTCACTAACGGAGCTGGGCAAAGGTCAGTTTGAATTGCTCAGCGGCGAGCAGGTGCTGCGTTGGGATCTGCCGCAAGGCTGGATGATGGTCATCGGGCGCGCAAAAGCTGATACACCTGCGATGGAAGTGACTGGCATCCTGATGGTCTCCACCCAACCCGTCGAGCAGGAGTACACCGCGATGGTGGCGCTGATTGGCAAGCCATTGCAGCTGGGTTCTGTGCTCGCACTTGCCGGGGAAACCGTAACCAGCCAGTTGGTGTGCAGCTGCTTTCGCGTCACGGACAAACAGATTCAACACGCGATGGCGCAGGATGGCTGCGTGACGCTCAACCAGTTACAGAGCAAATTGAAGTGCGGCACGAACTGCGGTTCCTGCCTGCCGGAAGTCAACAAATTGCTGGCCAGCCGTTCTGTGCTGGTGATGGCGAAACCTTAA
- a CDS encoding YecA family protein: MSYQLVNLAQIECNESPLFIEGAVYAANLATQPLDPEMWIPVVFGEQAPALEAVIVAQIHAQYHQLKRNEYALLALLAHQEMSREAALADFAEGFMSVWPQVESQWQSVSLSDGSMRMLQALLTTLMLAIDEEQTHAQMREAGYESLPMLANMIEQLDLMVHEVALAADEAMLGNKAQSVNPFKEIGRNDICPCGSGKKFKQCCGQ, encoded by the coding sequence ATGAGTTACCAGCTAGTGAATTTGGCTCAGATTGAGTGCAATGAATCCCCGTTGTTTATTGAAGGTGCCGTGTACGCGGCCAATCTGGCGACTCAGCCGCTGGATCCAGAGATGTGGATCCCGGTGGTATTCGGTGAACAGGCACCCGCGTTGGAAGCGGTCATCGTGGCTCAGATTCATGCCCAATATCACCAGCTCAAACGCAATGAGTATGCTTTGTTGGCTTTGCTTGCCCATCAGGAGATGTCGCGTGAAGCGGCGTTGGCCGATTTCGCTGAAGGCTTTATGAGTGTGTGGCCGCAAGTCGAATCACAATGGCAGTCGGTCAGTCTTTCCGATGGTTCTATGCGTATGCTTCAAGCTCTGCTGACCACGCTGATGTTGGCGATCGACGAAGAGCAGACGCACGCTCAGATGAGAGAAGCCGGTTATGAATCACTGCCAATGCTGGCTAATATGATCGAACAGCTCGATTTGATGGTGCATGAGGTCGCGTTGGCGGCAGACGAAGCGATGTTGGGTAACAAAGCGCAAAGCGTCAACCCGTTCAAGGAGATTGGCCGTAACGACATTTGCCCGTGCGGTAGCGGTAAAAAGTTCAAACAGTGCTGCGGGCAGTAA
- a CDS encoding Na+/H+ antiporter NhaC family protein produces MSGSQHTTKTVAPSAVALIPLIIFLALFIGVGTYLSLQGVEFAFYQLPAPIAILPAIIIAFLLSKDKLSRSIEHFMHGVGHQDIIAMCMIYLLAGAFAAVAKASGGVDATVNLGLSAIPTNMILPGLFLISAFIATSMGTSMGTIAAVAPVALGIAQSAGMSLPITAGVVLSGAMFGDNLSIISDTTIAATRSQGCEMKDKFKENVRIALPAALIALVVFAYHSTATQVPQAGPIEWLKVLPYITILVLAVSGMNVFVVLTIGILLAGGVGLASVDGYALTNLAQDIYAGFGNMQEIFLLSMLIGGLSELMRRQGGLAFLTNLVSRLINTFGSRHSKHANSRASELGIAGLVSLVNGCTANNTVAIIVSGSVARQLAEENDVSPRRSASLLDIFSCVVQGILPYGAQVLLLGSVFKLSPLEIVANSYYCFALAIAAIVAVFLKHQPRQATVKAES; encoded by the coding sequence ATGTCCGGTTCCCAGCACACTACGAAAACAGTTGCACCGTCCGCGGTCGCGCTGATCCCACTGATTATCTTTCTTGCACTGTTTATTGGTGTAGGTACTTACTTGTCTTTGCAAGGCGTTGAGTTTGCCTTTTATCAATTACCTGCACCGATTGCGATTCTGCCTGCTATCATCATCGCTTTTCTGTTGAGCAAAGATAAGCTCAGCCGCTCTATTGAGCACTTTATGCATGGCGTCGGCCATCAAGACATCATCGCGATGTGCATGATCTATTTACTGGCGGGTGCCTTTGCCGCCGTTGCTAAGGCTTCTGGAGGTGTGGATGCGACCGTCAACCTCGGTTTGTCAGCCATTCCAACCAACATGATTCTGCCTGGTTTGTTTCTGATCTCCGCCTTCATCGCCACCTCAATGGGTACCTCGATGGGGACCATCGCTGCGGTAGCACCGGTTGCACTTGGCATTGCGCAATCGGCCGGAATGAGCTTACCAATAACTGCCGGCGTCGTCCTGAGCGGCGCGATGTTTGGTGACAACCTGTCGATCATCTCGGACACCACGATTGCGGCAACGCGCTCGCAAGGCTGCGAAATGAAAGACAAGTTCAAAGAGAACGTTCGCATCGCATTACCAGCCGCGCTGATTGCGTTGGTCGTGTTCGCTTACCACAGCACCGCGACACAAGTGCCGCAAGCCGGCCCGATTGAGTGGCTGAAAGTGCTGCCGTACATCACGATTCTGGTGTTGGCTGTCTCTGGGATGAACGTCTTTGTGGTCCTGACTATCGGTATTTTGCTTGCAGGCGGTGTGGGTCTGGCGTCGGTCGATGGCTACGCGCTCACCAATCTGGCTCAGGATATCTACGCCGGATTTGGCAACATGCAGGAGATCTTCCTGCTGTCTATGCTGATTGGTGGATTGAGCGAACTGATGCGTCGTCAAGGCGGACTGGCTTTTCTGACTAATCTGGTCAGCCGTTTGATCAATACCTTTGGCTCACGCCACTCAAAACACGCGAACAGCCGTGCGAGTGAACTGGGTATTGCCGGACTGGTTTCGCTGGTGAACGGCTGCACCGCGAACAACACCGTCGCGATTATTGTCTCAGGCAGCGTGGCTCGTCAGTTAGCTGAGGAGAACGATGTCTCACCCCGCCGCTCAGCAAGTTTGTTGGATATCTTCTCGTGCGTGGTACAAGGCATTCTGCCTTATGGCGCTCAGGTACTGCTGCTTGGCTCTGTGTTTAAGCTGTCACCGCTGGAAATCGTCGCAAACTCCTACTACTGTTTTGCACTGGCGATTGCTGCCATCGTTGCCGTGTTCCTCAAACACCAGCCGCGACAAGCCACAGTGAAAGCAGAGAGCTAA
- the lolA gene encoding outer membrane lipoprotein chaperone LolA, translated as MKKWFALFFCSFSVFATPKETLSERLALADGFSAKFEQQVVSPDGDVVMEGNGLVDIARPSLFRWETLAPDENLLVSDGKSLWYYSPFIEQVTIYNQEQATEQTPFVLLTRNRASDWDAYQVEEKGDVFTLTPTAVDSNQGQFQITIDSKGVVKGFNVIEQDGQKSLFTFNDVKQQKPQASRFKFDVPDGVEVDDQRN; from the coding sequence ATGAAGAAATGGTTCGCACTGTTTTTTTGTAGTTTTTCCGTATTCGCGACGCCAAAAGAGACGCTCAGCGAGCGTTTGGCGCTGGCCGATGGCTTCAGTGCCAAGTTTGAGCAGCAGGTTGTCAGCCCCGACGGTGACGTCGTCATGGAAGGCAATGGTCTGGTCGATATTGCTCGCCCGAGTCTGTTCCGCTGGGAGACACTGGCGCCGGACGAGAATCTGCTGGTGTCGGATGGTAAATCGCTGTGGTATTACAGCCCTTTTATTGAACAGGTGACCATTTACAATCAGGAACAAGCGACCGAGCAAACGCCGTTTGTCCTGCTGACCCGTAATCGCGCCAGTGACTGGGATGCCTACCAGGTTGAAGAGAAAGGCGATGTTTTTACTCTGACGCCAACAGCGGTCGATTCGAATCAGGGTCAGTTCCAAATCACCATCGACAGCAAAGGTGTGGTAAAAGGTTTTAATGTTATTGAGCAGGATGGACAGAAGAGTCTGTTCACGTTTAATGATGTGAAACAACAAAAGCCGCAGGCAAGCCGCTTTAAGTTCGATGTTCCTGACGGTGTGGAAGTCGACGACCAACGTAATTAA
- the cobA gene encoding uroporphyrinogen-III C-methyltransferase produces the protein MKTDSTPRFARSPRSDATSFTVHDRFYQNSPSAPKTSQPAGQKGFVFLVGAGPSDPDLLTVKAVKVLQHADVVVYDRLVGRDILELANPDTQMVYVGKRCGQPSMKQEAISALLVDFAQQGKQVVRLKGGDPFIFGRGGEEALALVKHNIAYQVVPGITAAIGCASSALIPLTHREVSRSVTLITGQVVTGALPAWAGLVSSGQTLVFYMGLEKADAIEQGLMSAGLSGSTPVAVVGQGCSEQQTVVTFELNQLTQTANALKGLSPALIIMGDVVKLREQLMQTAHAVTQSHSQPARAPAY, from the coding sequence ATGAAAACCGATTCAACCCCACGATTTGCGCGCAGTCCCCGCTCTGACGCGACCTCCTTTACGGTGCATGATCGCTTCTATCAGAACAGCCCAAGCGCGCCGAAGACAAGCCAACCTGCTGGTCAAAAAGGCTTTGTGTTTCTGGTCGGCGCGGGGCCGAGCGATCCGGACTTACTCACCGTCAAAGCCGTGAAAGTCCTGCAACACGCTGATGTGGTGGTCTATGACCGCTTAGTCGGCCGCGATATTCTCGAACTCGCCAATCCCGATACGCAGATGGTGTATGTGGGTAAACGTTGCGGACAGCCGAGTATGAAACAGGAAGCCATCAGCGCGCTGCTGGTCGATTTCGCTCAGCAAGGTAAACAGGTAGTGCGGCTGAAAGGCGGCGATCCGTTCATCTTTGGCCGCGGTGGTGAAGAGGCGCTGGCGCTGGTCAAACATAACATTGCTTATCAAGTGGTACCGGGCATTACAGCCGCTATCGGTTGTGCGTCAAGCGCGTTGATTCCGCTGACACATCGAGAGGTCTCGCGCAGCGTGACGTTAATCACCGGCCAAGTCGTCACGGGTGCATTGCCTGCCTGGGCGGGTTTGGTGAGCAGCGGTCAGACGCTGGTGTTCTACATGGGGCTGGAAAAAGCAGACGCGATTGAACAGGGTTTAATGTCCGCGGGTCTCAGTGGTTCAACGCCGGTTGCTGTGGTCGGCCAAGGCTGTTCTGAGCAGCAAACGGTCGTGACCTTTGAGCTCAATCAGCTCACACAAACAGCAAATGCACTCAAAGGTCTCAGTCCGGCATTGATCATTATGGGAGACGTGGTAAAACTTCGGGAGCAACTGATGCAAACGGCGCACGCGGTGACCCAGTCACATTCGCAACCTGCACGCGCCCCGGCTTATTAA
- a CDS encoding replication-associated recombination protein A — translation MSNYSFDFAGDEDFRPLAARMRPQTVEQYIGQQHVLGPGKPLRRALEAGHIHSMILWGPPGTGKTTLAEVAANYANAEVERVSAVTSGVKEIRAAIEKARENKLAGRRTILFVDEVHRFNKSQQDAFLPHIEDGTVTFIGATTENPSFELNNALLSRARVYKLTSLSQTEIRQALDQAIEDTERGLGKQAAQFHDNVLDRLSELVNGDARMSLNYLELLYDMAEENEQGEKQITLSLLAEVAGEKVARFDNKGDIWYDLISAVHKSIRGSNPDGALYWAARMISAGCDPLYIARRLLAIASEDVGNADPRAMQVAMSAWDCFTRVGPAEGNRAIAQAIVYLACAPKSNAVYTAWKQALSDAQNLPEYEVPVHLRNAPTSLMKDLGYGAEYRYAHDEPGAYAAGERYLPPEMTGTRYYQPTNRGLETKIGEKLDYLADLDAKSPQKRYEN, via the coding sequence GTGAGCAACTACAGTTTTGATTTTGCCGGGGACGAAGATTTTCGTCCCCTTGCTGCGCGAATGCGCCCACAAACCGTTGAACAATATATTGGTCAGCAACACGTTCTTGGCCCCGGTAAACCGCTGCGCCGGGCGCTGGAAGCTGGCCACATTCATTCGATGATTCTGTGGGGCCCGCCCGGCACAGGCAAAACCACTCTGGCAGAAGTTGCCGCGAACTACGCCAATGCTGAAGTGGAGCGTGTCTCGGCAGTCACTTCAGGCGTGAAAGAGATACGCGCCGCGATAGAGAAAGCACGTGAAAACAAGCTTGCAGGCCGGCGCACCATACTGTTTGTCGATGAGGTCCACCGCTTCAACAAATCGCAGCAGGATGCTTTTCTGCCACACATCGAAGACGGCACGGTGACTTTCATTGGCGCCACTACTGAAAACCCCTCTTTTGAACTCAATAACGCACTGCTGTCCCGTGCGCGCGTGTACAAACTGACGTCACTCAGCCAGACGGAAATTCGTCAGGCGTTGGATCAGGCCATTGAAGACACCGAGCGGGGTTTGGGTAAACAAGCCGCGCAGTTTCATGACAATGTTCTGGATCGCCTGTCCGAGTTGGTCAATGGTGATGCGCGCATGTCGCTCAACTATCTTGAACTGCTGTATGACATGGCAGAAGAGAACGAGCAGGGCGAAAAGCAGATCACGCTCAGCCTGCTGGCGGAAGTCGCGGGCGAAAAAGTGGCGCGTTTTGATAACAAAGGCGACATTTGGTACGACTTAATCTCAGCGGTACACAAGTCGATTCGTGGTTCGAATCCGGATGGTGCACTGTATTGGGCCGCGCGCATGATCTCAGCGGGCTGCGATCCGCTCTATATCGCACGTCGCCTGCTGGCGATTGCTTCTGAAGATGTCGGTAATGCCGACCCGCGCGCCATGCAAGTGGCGATGTCGGCGTGGGACTGTTTCACTCGGGTTGGTCCGGCAGAAGGCAATCGCGCGATTGCCCAGGCCATTGTCTATCTCGCTTGCGCGCCAAAAAGCAATGCGGTCTATACCGCCTGGAAGCAGGCACTGAGTGATGCACAGAATTTGCCCGAGTATGAAGTGCCCGTGCACCTGCGTAATGCACCAACCAGTTTGATGAAAGATCTTGGCTATGGCGCAGAGTATCGTTATGCCCATGATGAACCCGGCGCGTATGCGGCGGGTGAACGCTATCTCCCTCCTGAAATGACAGGAACTCGCTATTATCAGCCGACGAATCGGGGTTTAGAAACCAAGATTGGTGAAAAGTTAGATTATCTGGCGGATTTAGACGCAAAAAGCCCACAAAAGCGCTATGAAAATTAG